The genomic region CGTATGGATGAGCCGACTGCTCAAAAACAACCTGATGGACGATGTGTTCAACACGGAAAATGAAAGCTTCATGCAGGAAACCCGACTGATGGAGAATGAGTATTCTGTCAATCTGCCTACACGTTTTTACTATAAGAAGAAGTGGAACAAAGGTTGGATTAACGTGGTCAATCCATTTCGTGCCTCGATGGTGCTGGGTACTCCGGGGTCGGGTAAATCTTACGCCATTGTGAACAACTATATCAAGCAACAGATTCGGAAAGGCTTTGCCATGTATATCTATGATTACAAGTTTCCCGACCTTTCCGAGATTGCCTATAATCACCTGCTTCATCACTTGGATGCCTATAAGGTAAAGCCGCAGTTTTATGTTATCAACTTTGACGACCCACGCAGGTCTCATCGCTGCAATCCCATCAATCCTGCCTTTATGACGGACATATCCGATGCCTATGAGAGTGCCTACACCATCATGCTCAATCTGAACCGCTCGTGGATTCAGAAACAGGGAGATTTCTTTGTGGAGTCACCAATCATTCTGCTGGCAGCCATCATCTGGTTTCTGAAGATATATGAGAACGGAAAGTATTGCACCTTCCCTCATGCCATTGAGTTTCTGAACCGCCCCTATGCACAGATATTCCCTATACTCACTTCCTACGATGAGCTTGCCAACTACCTTTCTCCTTTCATGGACGCTTGGGAGGGCGGAGCGCAAGACCAGTTGCAGGGACAGATAGCCAGTGCCAAGATACCGCTATCCCGTATGATAAGTCCGGCTCTCTATTGGGTGATGACAGGCGACGACTTCTCACTTGACATCAATAACCCTAATGAGCCGAAAGTGCTTGTCGTTGGAAATAATCCCGACCGTCAGAACATCTATTCGGCTGCTCTCGGTCTGTATAATAGCCGTATTGTGAAACTCATCAACAAGAAGAAGCAACTCAAATCCTCAGTGATTATTGACGAGCTTCCGACTATCTACTTTCGTGGATTAGACAACTTGATTGCCACAGCCCGAAGTAATAAGGTGGCAGTGTGCTTGGGCTTTCAGGACTTCTCGCAGCTTACCCGCGACTATGGAGATAAGGAAAGTAAGGTGATTCAAAATACGGTGGGCAATGTTTTCTCTGGTCAAGTAGTAGGCGAAACTGCCAAGACATTGAGTGAGCGCTTTGGTAAGGTCTTGCAGCAACGGCAGTCCATGACCATCAATCGAAACGACAAATCAACCTCAATCTCCACTCAAATGGACAGTCTTATTCCGGCAAGTAAGATTTCCAACCTCACGCAAGGTATGTTCGTGGGGGCAGTGTCTGACAATTTTGACGAACGTATTGACCAAAAGATTTTCCATGCGGAGATAGTCGTGGATAGTGCCAAAATCTCCGCCGAGATGAAAGCCTATCAACCAATCCCTATAATCGCGGACTTTACAAACGAAGATGGCTCCGACAATCTCAAAGAGACTATCGAAGCCAACTATAAACGTGTCAAACAAGAGATTATCTCACTTGTGGAATCGGAGAAGGAACGCATCAAGGCCGACCCGGCTCTTGTTCACTTGACTAAGGAGTAGACCGTTTGCCAACCGATGT from Prevotella nigrescens harbors:
- the mobC gene encoding conjugal transfer protein MobC; the protein is MAQEDDLRALGKVMDFMRGISVIFLLINCYWFCYEAFQQWHFTLGIINKILINFQRTTGLFSSVLWTKLFCVVFLALSCLGTKGVKEEKITWPKIWTVLFSGFVFFFLNWWLLALPIGKIGAASLYIFTLSLGYICLLMGGVWMSRLLKNNLMDDVFNTENESFMQETRLMENEYSVNLPTRFYYKKKWNKGWINVVNPFRASMVLGTPGSGKSYAIVNNYIKQQIRKGFAMYIYDYKFPDLSEIAYNHLLHHLDAYKVKPQFYVINFDDPRRSHRCNPINPAFMTDISDAYESAYTIMLNLNRSWIQKQGDFFVESPIILLAAIIWFLKIYENGKYCTFPHAIEFLNRPYAQIFPILTSYDELANYLSPFMDAWEGGAQDQLQGQIASAKIPLSRMISPALYWVMTGDDFSLDINNPNEPKVLVVGNNPDRQNIYSAALGLYNSRIVKLINKKKQLKSSVIIDELPTIYFRGLDNLIATARSNKVAVCLGFQDFSQLTRDYGDKESKVIQNTVGNVFSGQVVGETAKTLSERFGKVLQQRQSMTINRNDKSTSISTQMDSLIPASKISNLTQGMFVGAVSDNFDERIDQKIFHAEIVVDSAKISAEMKAYQPIPIIADFTNEDGSDNLKETIEANYKRVKQEIISLVESEKERIKADPALVHLTKE